ATTAAGAAAAAAGTTCAAAACCAAGACGGCGTAATTAATAAAGTACACAAAAAGAAAAAAACAAAGTACGCTCAAAAATTATATGATTTAACAAGTCTTCAACAAACGGCATATCAACATTATAAAATGAGTGCAAAAGAAACCCTTAATACAATGCAAGCTTTATATGAACAACATAAAGTACTAACTTATCCTAGAACAGATTCTAACTATTTAACGGATGATATGGTAGGTTCATTAAAAGAAAGAGTAGCTTCTTTAAGTGCAACGTCGCTTAAATCTTATTCTACGCCATTACTTAAGAAAGAAATTAAAGCAGGGAAACACTTCGTTGATAATAAAAAAGTATCCGATCACCATGCAATTGTTCCAACTGAGGTAAGACCGGATATGTCACAATTATCACCAAGAGAAGAAAAAATTTATATGCTCGTTGCTGAGCGATTTTTAGAAGTGTTATTACCACCTTATCAATATGAAGAAACGAATGTTGAACTAACTTGTGCTGGCGAACAATTCAAACTTGTACAAGAAGTGGCTATCGATTTAGGATTTAAACAAATTCATCAAGAAAAAACAACGGTCAAAAACTTACCATTTAAAGAACAACAACACGTTCATATTCAAAATGTAAATGTATCTAATAAAGATACAGAACCACCTGCGTACTTTAATGAAGGTACTTTACTAAAAGCAATGGAATCACCACAACTATTCTTTAAACTTAAAGATAAAAAAATGGCTCAAACGTTAAATGAAACGGGAGGCATTGGTACAGTTGCGACTAGAGCAGACATTATTGAAAAGTTATATAGCACGAACGTAATAGAAGCTATTCAAGGGAAAATAAAAATCACAACTAAAGGGAAGCAATTATTGAACCTAGCTCCAGAGCAACTGACATCACCAGAACTGACAGCAAGTTGGGAAATGAAATTGAACCAAATAGAAAAGGGTCAGTATGCTAAAGAAACATTTATGAAAGAAATGAGAGCATTTACGAAAGAGATCGTTTCTGAAATAAAAAATAGTGATGATAAATTTAAACATGACAATGTAACTACGACAGAATGTCCTACTTGTGGGAAATTTATGTTGAAAGTAAAAACAAAAAATGGTCAAATGCTCGTATGCCAAGATCCAACATGTAAAACGAAAAAGAATCAACAAAGACAAACAAATGCGCGTTGCCCAAACTGTAAGAAGAAATTAACTTTATACGGTACTGGTAAAACAGCAACATATAGATGTGTTTGTGGTCATACAGAAACGCAAGAACATATGGATCAAAGATTAAAAAATAAAAAGACTGGCAAAATAGGCAAAAAAGAAATGAAACAATATATGAAAAATGAAGAAGTAGAAAACAATCCATTCAAAGATGCTTTGAAAGATTTAAAATTTTAAAGAACGTTCATCAAGAGATCACACCCATATATGACAGATAAACGAACATGAGACAATTATTATTTCTTAATGTTCGTAAAGAGTATTGATTTTTACTGCACATAGTAATACAATGTACTGTGTTGAAAATGAAAAGGAGTCTTACGATGAAACGTTACTTTAAGTTTGATGAATTGGGAACAAATTATAAAAGAGAAATATTAGGTGGTTTAACGACATTTCTATCAATGGCATACATATTAGCCGTTAATCCATCGATGTTAAGTTTAGCTAGTGTTAAGGGTATTCCAGATTCAATGAGAATGGATCAAGGATCTGTATTTGTTGCGACTGCATTAGCGGCACTTGTTGGTTGTTTATTTATGGGTCTGATTGCAAAGTATCCGATAGCATTAGCACCAGGTATGGGATTAAATGCATTCTTTGCATTTACAGTTGTATTAACAATGGGTATTCCATGGCAAACAGGTTTAACAGGCGTGTTATTCTCTGGTGTGATCTTTGCCTGTTTAACAATGAGTGGTTTAAGGGAAGTAATCATTAATGCAATACCATTCGAGTTGAAAATGGCAGTCTCCGCGGGAATAGGTTTATTTATTACATTTGTAGGGTTACAGGGCGCAGGTATAGTAAAGAAAGAAGATTCAACATTAGTAACATTGGGTACGATTCATAACCCAGAAGTGCTACTTGCTGTATTCGGTATTGTTATTACGATTCTATTGATGGCAAAGAAAATGCCAGGAGCAATTTTCGTTGGTATGGTTTTAACAGCGATTGCAGGATTGATCACTGGTCAAATTGGCATGCCAGATAGCATCATTGGAAAAGTACCGAGTGTATCACCAACATTTGGTGCAGCTTTCCATGCATTTGGAGATTTATCTACTATATTTAATGTACAATTCTTAATAGTAGTACTTACATTCTTGTTTATAGATTTCTTCGATACAGCTGGAACATTAGTAGCTGTTGCTAACCAGGCAGGATTAATGAAGGATAATAAACTACCTAGAGCAGGTAAAGCTTTATTTGCTGACTCATTAGCAACTATTGTCGGCGCAATATTTGGTACATCAACAACTACGAGCTATATTGAATCTAGTGCAGGTGTAGCAGTAGGTGCAAAAACTGGTTTTGCAAGTGTCGTAACAGGATTATGTTTCCTTGCAGCGTTACTATTCTCACCATTAATGGCTGTGGTTACAAGTGCGGTAACAGCACCAGCGCTTGTAATTGTAGGTGTACTGATGGTTAGTAACTTAGGAAAAATAGACTGGCAGAAATTCGAAATTGCGGTACCAGCATTCTTAACAATGATCATGATGCCGTTAACGTATTCTATAGCAACAGGTATTGCATGTGGATTTATATTCTATCCAATAACAATGCTTGTAGCTAAAAGACATAAAGAAGTTCATCCAATTATGTACGGACTATTCTTCGTATTTGTCGCATATTTCGTATTCGTTCATGGATAATACATTATAAAAATAAACCCGCAATGCCGAAGAGAAACTTCGACGTTGCAGGTTTGTTTTTATTTAATATTGAAAGTATTAACTTTTATATGTTGTTTTATAGTACTTCGAAGGTACATAGACAGGAGCTACGATAATAGTGAATAAGAAAACAATCATTAGTATGAACATAATGATATGCAATAACCATCCAACAATAGGAATGATCGCTACAAAACTAAAGATTAAACCAATCAATGGAATGATGAAAATAACCTTTACAGAATTTTGACCATCAATCAATAAGATCAGCGTTGCAATGAAATACAATGTACCATTAAGAACTAAAGCGTTATAACCTGTTGAAAGTACAATTCCTCCCCCGAGAAACGGTATTGCTAATAATAATTCAGAAATTACTAATATAATAGAAAGAACAAGTAACACAGACTTAATTCCTCTCTTCATGATTTCACCACCCGTAGAAAATTACTTTTTATATTATAACATTTAGATTACAAATTATCTATTTAAATATTACCTATTGAAATATTAGCGGATATCCGTTATAATACTTGGGTATGTGTTAGATGCAATTAGAAAAAATATATGGATAACTATTGATTAATAGTTAAAAGTCATGTATCATATCTAATGTTGGACTTTAAGAAGCGATGAAGCGAGAGGTTACTGACACACCCGGCCGCTTTGCCATGGCGGTGTGTAAGAGAGTTTTCGTGGAGAAGTCTATCACTATAAAGTAGACGAACAAGGAGGGAAAATTATGGCAAAACAAAAAATTCGTATCCGTTTAAAAGCGTATGATCACCGCATGATCGATCAATCAGCAGAGAAAATTGTTGAAACAGCTAAACGTTCAGGAGCTCAAGTGTCTGGTCCGATTCCGTTACCAACTGAAAAATCAGTTTATACAGTAATCCGTGCCGTTCATAAATATAAAGACTCACGTGAACAATTTGAACAACGTACGCATAAACGTTTAATCGACATTCTTAACCCTACACCTAAAACAGTTGATGCTCTTATGGGCTTAAACTTACCATCTGGTGTAGACATCGAAATCAAATTATAATTCATTAAAATAACAGGAGGTGCGACTTTCGATGACCAAAGGAATCTTAGGAAGAAAAATTGGAATGACTCAAGTATTCGCAGAAAACGGTGAATTAATACCTGTAACTGTAGTAGAAGCTAGTCAAAACGTAGTATTACAAACTAAAACTGAAGAAGTTGACGGCTATAACGCTGTTCAAATCGGTTTTGAAGACAAACAAGCATATAAAAAAGATCGTAAATCTAACAAATATGCAACTAAAGCTGCTGAAGGCCATGCTAAAAAAGCTGGTTCAGCACCTAAGCGCTTCACTCGTGAATTCAGAAACATTGATGTTTCAGCATACGAGGTAGGTCAAGAAGTCACTGTAGATACTTTCCAAGCAGGCGACATTATTGATGCAACAGGCGTATCTAAAGGTAAAGGTTTCCAAGGCTCTATTAAACGCCATGGTTTCTCTCGTGGACCAATGAGTCACGGTTCTCGTTACCATAGAGGTTCTGGTTCAATGGGTATGGCTTCAGATGCTTCTAAAGTATTTAAAGGTAAAGAATTACCAGGCCGTATGGGTGGAAACACTGTTACTATGCAAAACTTAGAAGTAGTTAAAGTTGATGCAGAAAACAATGTAATTCTAGTAAAAGGTAATGTACCTGGCCCTAAAAAAGGTTTAGTAAAACTTACAACTTCAATTAAAAAAGGTAATAAATAATTATTTATGTGAAAGGAGGAAACAACATTATGGCTAATATTGATGTATTAAAAGTAGATGGTTCAAAATCTGGATCAATCGAATTAAATGATAGTGTATTTGGTATCGAACCAAACCAACACGTATTATTCGAAGCAGTCAATTTACAACGTGCTTCATTACGCCAAGGTACTCACGCAGTAAAAAATCGTTCAGCAGTTCGTGGTGGTGGACGTAAACCTTGGAAACAAAAAGGTACAGGTCGTGCTCGTCAAGGTACAATCCGTGCGCCACAATGGCGTGGTGGTGGTATCGTATTCGGACCAACACCAAGAAGTTATTCTTACAAAATGCCTAAGAAAATGCGTCGTTTAGCATTACGTTCTGCATTATCAGCAAAAGTAAGTGATAACGAATTAACAGTTTTAGAAGCATTCAATTTCGATGCACCTAAAACAAAAGAATTCAAAAATGTAATGAGCAATTTAGAACTTTCTAAAAAAGTTTTATTCATCGTTGATACAGTTGAAAGCAACGTTGAATTATCAGCTCGTAACATTCCAGGTGTTAAAGTTATCGACGCACAAAGCTTAAACGTATTAGATATCTTAGATTCTAGTAAAGTCGTAATAACTAAAGCAGCAGTGGATAAAGTAGAGGAGGTGCTCGCATAATGGAAGCAAGAGATGTTATTAAGCGCCCCGTAATTACTGAGAAATCTTCATCAGATATGGCTTTAGATAAATACACATTTGATGTAGATACACGTGCTAACAAAACACAAGTTAAAATCGCAATCGAAGAAATTTTCGACGTGAAAGTTGATTCAGTAAATATCATGAACGTTAAAGCGAAAGCTAAACGTGTTGGTCGTTACAATGGTTTCACTAACAAACGTCGTAAAGCAGTCGTAACACTAAAAGAAGGATCTTCAATAGATCTATTCAACTAAAAACAATTACCATTAAGGAGGTAAAACGACAATGGCTCTTAAAAAGTATAAGCCAATTACAAATGGTCGTCGTAATATGACATCTTCAGATTTCGCTGAAATTACATCAACGACTCCTGAAAAGTCATTATTACAACCGCTTCCGAGAAAAGCGGGACGTAACAACCAAGGTAAATTGACAGTTCGTCACAGAGGTGGCGGTCATAAACGTCAATACCGTGTAATTGATTTCAAACGTAACAAAGATGGAATTCCTGCTAAAGTAGCAACTATCGAGTATGATCCAAACCGTTCAGCTAATATCGCATTAGTAGTATACGCAGATGGTGAAAAAAGATATATCATTGCTCCTAAAGGATTAAAAGTAGGACAACAAATTTTCAATGGTCCAGAAGCTGATATCAAAGTTGGTAACGCATTACAATTAGTCGATATCCCAGTTGGTACTACAATTCACAATATCGAATTAAAACCAGGTAAAGGTGGACAATTAGTCCGTTCTGCTGGTACAAGTGCTCAAGTACTTGGTAAAGAAGGTAAATACGTATTAGTTCGTCTTAAATCAGGTGAAGTTCGTATGATCTTATCAAGCTGTCGTGCAACAATCGGTCAAGTTGGTAATGAACAACACGAATTAATCACAATCGGTAAAGCCGGTCGTTCTAGATGGATGGGTAAACGTCCTACAGTTCGTGGTTCTGTAATGAACCCTAACGATCACCCACACGGTGGTGGTGAAGGTCGTACACCAATCGGTCTTAAATCACCAATGTCTCCATGGGGCAAACCAACACTTGGTAAGAAAACTCGTAAGAAAAACCAACGTTCATCTAAATTTATCGTTCGTGGTCGTAAGAAAAAATAATAATACCTTATTTACGTGTGCGGCTTAGATGCCGCGCGCAATAAATAAGAAGGGAGGCGCCATAATGGCTCGTAGTCTTAAAAAAGGACCTTTCGTTGATGATCATTTAATGAAAAAAGTTGAAGCTCAAAACGAAGGTGAAAAAAAATCAGTTATTAAAACATGGTCTCGTCGTTCAACAGTATTTCCTAACTTCATCGGACACACTATAGCAGTATATGATGGCCGTAAACATGTGCCTGTTTTCATTACTGAAGATATGGTTGGACATAAATTAGGAGAGTTTGCACCTACACGTACTTATAAAGGTCATGCTGCAGACGACAAAAAGACTAAACGCTAATTTCTAAAAAGAGGAGGAAGTCACAATGGAAGCAAAAGCGGTTGCTAGAACAATAAGAATCGCACCTCGTAAAGTGAGATTAGTTTTAGATCTTATTAGAGGTAAAGAAGTGGCAGATGCAATTGCCATCTTAAAATTAACTAACAAAGCTACATCACCAGTTGTTGAGAAATTATTAATGTCAGCATTAGCAAATGCAGAACATAATTATGATTTAAATCCTGACACTTTAGTTGTAAAAGAAGCTTACGCTAATGAAGGACCAACATTGAAACGTTTCCGTCCACGTGCACAAGGTCGTGCAAGTGCGATTAACAAACGTACTAGCCATATTACAATCGTAGTTGGCGAAAAAGAAGTAAAAGAAGCATAATTCACTAAATCATTAAGGAGGGAATATAGTGGGTCAAAAAATTAATCCAATCGGACTTCGTGTCGGTGTAATTCGTGACTGGGAAGCAAAATGGTACGCAGGTAAAGACTTCGCAACACTTTTACATGAAGACTTAAAAGTTCGTAAATATATCGCAGAAGCATTAAAAGAAGCTTCAGTTTCAAGTGTTGAAATTGAGCGTGCAGCAAACCGTGTCAATATCGCTATCCACACTGGTAAGCCAGGTATGGTTATTGGTAAAGGCGGTTCTGAAATCGAAAAATTACGTAACAAATTAAACGCATTGACTAACAAAAAAGTACACATCAACGTAATCGAAATCAAAAAAGTTGATTTAGATGCAACATTGGTAGCAAACAACATTGCTCGTCAATTAGAGAACCGTGTATCTTTCCGTCGTGCTCAAAAACAAGCTATCCAACGTGCAATGAAATTGGGAGCTAAAGGTATCAAAACACAAGTATCTGGTCGTTTAGGTGGCGCAGATATCGCTCGTGCAGAACAATATTCAGAAGGAACTGTTCCACTTCATACACTACGTGCAGACATTGATTTCGCACATGAAGAAGCCGACACTACTTACGGTAAATTAGGTGTAAAAGTATGGATCTACCGTGGAGAAGTTCTTCCTACAAAGAAGTCTAGTGAAGGAGGAAAATAATAATGTTATTACCAAAGCGTGTTAAATTCCGTCGTCAACATCGTCCTAAAACAACTGGTCGTTCAAAAGGCGGAAATGAAGTAACATTTGGTGAGTATGGTTTACAAGCTCAAACAGCAGCATGGATTACATCTCGTCAAATCGAATCAGCTCGTATCGCAATGACACGTTATATGAAACGTGGCGGAAAAGTATGGATCAAAATATTCCCACATACACCATACACTAAGAAACCATTAGAAGTACGTATGGGTTCAGGTAAAGGTGCAGTTGAAGGTTGGGTAGCAGTAGTTAAACCAGGACGTATCTTGTTCGAAGTAGCAGGTGTTCAAGAAGAAGTAGCACGTGAAGCATTACGTCTTGCTGCACACAAACTTCCAGTTAAATCTAAGTTTGTAAAACGTGAAGAATTGGGTGGTGACACAAATGAAAGCTAAGGATATCAGAAATTTAACCACTACTGAAATTGAAAAAGAAATCAAAGAAGCTAAAGAACAATTATTCAACTTACGCTTTCAGTTAGCAACTGGTCAACTTGAAGAGACTGCTAACATTCGAAAAGTTAAAAAGACGATTGCTCGTCTAAAAACGATCGTTCGCGAAAGAGAAATCGAAGAAGAGAAAGCAGCAGATAACAAATAATCAAGTAGAGGAGGTTCATTACTGTGAGTGAAAGAAATGACCGCAAAGTTTACGTTGGTAAAGTAGTTTCAGACAAAATGGACAAAACTATTACAGTAGTTGTAGAAACTTACAAAACTCATAAATTATATGGTAAACGTGTAAAATATTCAAAAAAATATAAAACACATGATGAAAATAATTCAGCAAAAATGGGCGATATCGTTAAGATTGCAGAAACGCGTCCTTTATCAGCAACTAAACGTTTCCGTCTAGTTGAAATCGTTGAAGAATCAGTAATTATTTAATAGAAGTAAAAAGATAAGGGAGGTCAAACAAAGATGATCCAACAAGAAACACGCTTAAAAGTAGCAGATAACTCTGGTGCTCGTGAAGTATTAACAATCAAAGTTTTAGGCGGATCTGGTCGCAAGACAGCTAACATTGGTGATGTAATCGTAGTTACTGTTAAAAATGCAACACCAGGTGGCGTTGTTAAAAAAGGTGAAGTTGTTAAAGCTGTTGTTGTACGTACTAAATCAGGTGTACGTCGTGAAGATGGCTCTTACATCAAATTTGACGAAAATGCATGTGTAATCATCCGTGATGACAAAGGTCCACGTGGTACACGTATATTCGGTCCTGTAGCGCGTGAATTACGTGAAGGTAACTTCATGAAGATCGTTTCTCTAGCGCCAGAGGTACTTTAATCTATAATGATAAAAATTAATATTCCTAAGGAGGTGCCTACACATGCACGTACGTAAAGGTGACAACGTAATCGTTATCTCAGGTAAAGACAAAGGTAAAACTGGTAAAGTTTTAGAAGCATTACCTAAGAAAGAACGCGTAGTAGTAGAAGGTGTTAACATAATTAAAAAACACCAAAAACCAACTCAGTTAAATCCAGAAGGTGGTATCTTAGAAACAGAAGGTACTATCCACGTATCAAACGTTCAGTTACTTGATCCTAAGACAAACGAACCAACTCGTGTTGGATTTAAAGTAGTAGATGGTAAAAAAGTTCGTATCGCTAAAAAATCTGGCGAAGAAATTAAATCATCAAACGAATAATTATTAAGTGAAAGGAGGATCCACTTTGACACGTTTAAAAGAAAAGTTTAATAATGAAATTTCAGCTGAATTAGTAAAGAAATTTAACTATGATTCAGTTATGGAAGTACCAAAAATCGAAAAAATAGTTGTAAATATGGGTATCGGTGATGCTGTTCAAAACTCTAAAGTTTTAGACTCAGCAGTTGAAGAACTTGAAGCTATCACTGGTCAAAAAGCATTAGTTACAAAAGCTAAAAAATCAATTGCGACTTTCCGTCTTCGTGAAGGAATGCCTATCGGAGCAAAAGTTACATTACGTGGAGAAAGAATGTATGAATTCTTTGATAAATTAATCTCAGTTTCATTACCACGTGTACGTGACTTCCGTGGTATCTCTAAAAAAGCATTCGACGGTCGTGGAAATTACACTTTAGGTGTTAAGGAACAATTAATTTTCCCTGAAATCGACTATGATAAAGTAAGTAAAGTACGAGGAATGGATATCGTTATCGTTACAACTGCTAACACTGACGAGGAAGCTCGTGAATTGTTAACACAATTCGGTATGCCATTTCAAAAGTAATCTCTAATTATAAAGGAGGCTAATTAAGTGGCTAAAAAATCAATGATCGCTAAACAACAACGTAAACAGAAATTCGGTGTTCGTGAATACACTCGTTGTGAACGTTGTGGACGTCCACACTCAGTATATCGTAAATTCAAACTTTGCCGTATTTGTTTCCGTGAACTAGCATACAAAGGCCAAATCCCTGGCGTACGTAAAGCTAGCTGGTAAACTCAAAAGAATGAAAGGAGGAAACACAAATGACAATGTCAGATCCAATTGCAGATATGTTAACTCGCGTGCGTAACGCTAACATGGTACGTCACGAAAAATTAGAGTTACCTGCATCAAACATTAAAAAAGAAATCGCTGAAATCCTTAAAAAAGAAGGATTCGTAAAAAGCGTAGAATTCATAGAAGATGATAAGCAAGGTGTTATCCGTATGTTTCTTAAATATGGTCAAAACAACGAGCGAGTTATCACAGGTTTAAAACGTATTTCTAAACCAGGTTTACGTGTTTATGCTAAAGCTGATGAACTTCCAAAAGTTCTTAACGGTTTAGGTATTGCACTTGTTTCTACATCTGAAGGTGTTTTAACTGATAAAGATGCTAGACAACGTGGAATCGGTGGAGAAGTATTAGCTTATATCTGGTAATTATAAAATTATAAGGAGGTGCCCACATAATGAGCCGTGTCGGTAAGAAAATTATTGAGATCCCTGCAGACGTTACAGTTACTATCGAAAGTAACACAGTCACAGTTAAAGGATCTAAAGGTGAATTAACTAGAACTTTTAATGAAGAAATGACTTATAAACAAGAGGACAACAGCATCGAAGTTGTACGTCCTTCTGATTCAAAAGAACACAAAACAGTGCATGGTACAACTCGTGCATTAATTGCTAACATGATCGAAGGTGTTTCTAAAGGCTTCGAGAAAAACTTAGAACTTATAGGTGTTGGTTACCGTGCTCAAATGCAAGGTAAAAACATAATCCTTAACGTTGGTTATTCTCACCCTGTAGAAATTATCGCTGAAGATGGAATCACATTATCAGTAGATAAAAACACTAAAGTTAAAGTAGAAGGTATTTCTAAAGAACGTGTTGGTGCGGTTGCATCTTACATCCGTTCAATCCGTCCACCAGAACCTTATAAAGGTAAAGGTATTCGTTACGAAGGCGAATATGTTCGTCGTAAAGAAGGTAAAACTGGTAAGTAACCATTAAGATAAGAAAGGAGCACTAACATGATCGCTAAAATCGACAAAAATAAAGTTCGTTTGAAAAGACATGCTCGCGTACGTGCTAAATTAGCTGGAACAAGTGAAAAACCACGTTTAAATGTATATCGTTCAAACAAACATATTTATGCTCAAATTATTGATGACTTAAACGGTGTAACAATCGCTCAAGCATCAACTGTAGATAAAGAATTAAACTTAGAGCAATCAGGTAATGTAGAAGCAGCAGCAAAAGTTGGCGAAATCGTTGCTAAACGCGCGTCTGAAAAAGGCGTTGAAGCTGTAGTATTTGATCGTGGAGGATATTTATACCACGGACGTATCAAAGCATTAGCTGATTCAGCTCGTGAAAACGGACTTCAATTTTAATTTAAAGGAGGGACACTCATGCGTCGTAAAGAACAAGAAGTTAAAGAATTTGAAGAGCGCGTAGTTACGATTAACCGTGTAGCTAAAGTAGTTAAAGGTGGTCGTCGTTTCCGTTTTACAGCTTTAGTAGTTGTTGGAGATAAAAATGGTCGCGTAGGTTTCGGTACTGGTAAAGCTCAAGAGGTACCAGAAGCTATTAAAAAAGCAGTGGAAGATGCTAAGAAAGACTTAGTAACAGTTCCACGTGTTGAAGGAACAACTCCTCACCAAGTTATTGGACGTTTTGGTGCAGGTCGTGTTTTAATTAAACCAGCAGCACCTGGTACAGGTGTTATCGCAGGTGGACCAGTTCGTGCCGTATTAGAACTTGCTGGTATCACTGATATCTTAAGTAAATCATTAGGTTCAAACACACCAATCAATATGGTTCGTGCTACAATCGAAGGACTTAAAGAACTTAAAAATGCCGAACAAGTAGCTAGTCTACGCGGTAAATCAGTAGAAGAATTATTAAATTAAGGAGGGAACAAACACTATGGCTAAATTAGAAATCACCCTCACTCGTAGCGTTATTGGTCGTCCTGAAACACAACGCAAGACTGTTCAAGCGCTAGGACTTAAAAAAACAAACTCAACTGTAGTAGTTGAAGATAATCCTGCGATTCGTGGGCAAATCAACAAAGTAAGTCACTTAGTAAAAGTTACTGAAAAATAAATTTATCTAAAGTAATAAGGAGGTGCCAAAATGAAATTACATGAGTTGAAACCAGTTAAAGGTGCTCGTAAAGAACGTAACCGCGTAGGTCGTGGTATGGCTACAGGTAACGGTAAAACAAGTGGACGTGGTACTAAAGGTCAAAAAGCACGTTCAGGTGGCGGTGTTCGTTTAGGTTTTGAAGGTGGACAATTACCATTGTTCCGTCGTTTACCAAAACGTGGATTCACTAACATCAACCGTAAAGAATATGCAATTGTTAATCTTGATCAATTAAATCGTTTCGAAGATGGAACTGAAATCACTCCTGCTTTACTTGTTGAATCAGGTGTTGTTAAATCAGAAAAATCAAGCGTTAAAGTTTTAGGTAACGGTTCATTAGAGAAGAAATTAACAATAAAAGCTCATAAATTCTCAGCTTCAGCAATTGAAGCAATCGAAGGTAAGGGCGGAACGCATGAGGTGATCTAATGTTTGAAACGATCGTTAGTTTTCTAAAGACTAAAGATATTCGTAACAAGATATTATTTACACTAGCAATGCTCGTTATTTTTAAAGTTGGAACTTATATTCCAGCTCCTGGTGTTAATCCAGATGCTTTTAATCAAAATAAAGGTTCGCAAGGTATTACTGATTTGTTTAATACATTCGGTGGAGGTGCCTTGCAGAACTTCTCAATTTTAGCTATGGGTATTATGCCTTACATTACAGCTTCGATTGTTATGCAACTATTGCAAATGGATGTTGTACCTAAGTTTACTGAATGGTCTAAACAAGGTGAAGTTGGGCGTAAAAAGATCAATCAATTTACGCGTTACTTTACAATTGTTTTAGCATTCGTTCAAGGTTTAGGTATGTCATATTCATTTAATAACATGCTTGGTGGTAATTTAATTGCAAATACATCAGTGTTAAATTATTTATTAATTGCACTTGTTTTAACTGCAGGAACAGCTTTCTTAATGTGGTTAGGTGAGCAGATTACTCAATTTGGTGTTGGTAATGGTATTTCTATTATTATCTTTGCCGGAATTTTATCTTCTATGCCTAATTCATTAATTCAGTTTTATCAACAAAGTTTTGTTGGTGCAGATGATACAACGATGGCTTGGTTAAAAGCGATTGGTTTATTCGTTGGAATGATTTTACTTACTGTTGGTGCTGTTTATGTACTTCAAGCTATTCGTAAAATCCCAATTCAATATGCTAAGCGTCAACAACAAGGCTTTGGTAGTACATTATCTGCCAATGCAACATATTTACCTTTGAAAGTTAACTCAGCTGGTGTAATTCCTGTAATCTTCTCGATGGCATTTTTCATGCTTCCGAAGACATTGACA
The Mammaliicoccus sp. Dog046 genome window above contains:
- the rplN gene encoding 50S ribosomal protein L14; the encoded protein is MIQQETRLKVADNSGAREVLTIKVLGGSGRKTANIGDVIVVTVKNATPGGVVKKGEVVKAVVVRTKSGVRREDGSYIKFDENACVIIRDDKGPRGTRIFGPVARELREGNFMKIVSLAPEVL
- a CDS encoding type Z 30S ribosomal protein S14: MAKKSMIAKQQRKQKFGVREYTRCERCGRPHSVYRKFKLCRICFRELAYKGQIPGVRKASW
- the rpsH gene encoding 30S ribosomal protein S8 gives rise to the protein MTMSDPIADMLTRVRNANMVRHEKLELPASNIKKEIAEILKKEGFVKSVEFIEDDKQGVIRMFLKYGQNNERVITGLKRISKPGLRVYAKADELPKVLNGLGIALVSTSEGVLTDKDARQRGIGGEVLAYIW
- the rplX gene encoding 50S ribosomal protein L24, with product MHVRKGDNVIVISGKDKGKTGKVLEALPKKERVVVEGVNIIKKHQKPTQLNPEGGILETEGTIHVSNVQLLDPKTNEPTRVGFKVVDGKKVRIAKKSGEEIKSSNE
- the rpsC gene encoding 30S ribosomal protein S3 codes for the protein MGQKINPIGLRVGVIRDWEAKWYAGKDFATLLHEDLKVRKYIAEALKEASVSSVEIERAANRVNIAIHTGKPGMVIGKGGSEIEKLRNKLNALTNKKVHINVIEIKKVDLDATLVANNIARQLENRVSFRRAQKQAIQRAMKLGAKGIKTQVSGRLGGADIARAEQYSEGTVPLHTLRADIDFAHEEADTTYGKLGVKVWIYRGEVLPTKKSSEGGK
- the rplB gene encoding 50S ribosomal protein L2; this translates as MALKKYKPITNGRRNMTSSDFAEITSTTPEKSLLQPLPRKAGRNNQGKLTVRHRGGGHKRQYRVIDFKRNKDGIPAKVATIEYDPNRSANIALVVYADGEKRYIIAPKGLKVGQQIFNGPEADIKVGNALQLVDIPVGTTIHNIELKPGKGGQLVRSAGTSAQVLGKEGKYVLVRLKSGEVRMILSSCRATIGQVGNEQHELITIGKAGRSRWMGKRPTVRGSVMNPNDHPHGGGEGRTPIGLKSPMSPWGKPTLGKKTRKKNQRSSKFIVRGRKKK
- the rpsQ gene encoding 30S ribosomal protein S17, whose protein sequence is MSERNDRKVYVGKVVSDKMDKTITVVVETYKTHKLYGKRVKYSKKYKTHDENNSAKMGDIVKIAETRPLSATKRFRLVEIVEESVII
- the rpsS gene encoding 30S ribosomal protein S19 yields the protein MARSLKKGPFVDDHLMKKVEAQNEGEKKSVIKTWSRRSTVFPNFIGHTIAVYDGRKHVPVFITEDMVGHKLGEFAPTRTYKGHAADDKKTKR
- the rplE gene encoding 50S ribosomal protein L5 — encoded protein: MTRLKEKFNNEISAELVKKFNYDSVMEVPKIEKIVVNMGIGDAVQNSKVLDSAVEELEAITGQKALVTKAKKSIATFRLREGMPIGAKVTLRGERMYEFFDKLISVSLPRVRDFRGISKKAFDGRGNYTLGVKEQLIFPEIDYDKVSKVRGMDIVIVTTANTDEEARELLTQFGMPFQK
- the rplP gene encoding 50S ribosomal protein L16; this translates as MLLPKRVKFRRQHRPKTTGRSKGGNEVTFGEYGLQAQTAAWITSRQIESARIAMTRYMKRGGKVWIKIFPHTPYTKKPLEVRMGSGKGAVEGWVAVVKPGRILFEVAGVQEEVAREALRLAAHKLPVKSKFVKREELGGDTNES
- the rplV gene encoding 50S ribosomal protein L22 — translated: MEAKAVARTIRIAPRKVRLVLDLIRGKEVADAIAILKLTNKATSPVVEKLLMSALANAEHNYDLNPDTLVVKEAYANEGPTLKRFRPRAQGRASAINKRTSHITIVVGEKEVKEA
- the rpmC gene encoding 50S ribosomal protein L29, giving the protein MKAKDIRNLTTTEIEKEIKEAKEQLFNLRFQLATGQLEETANIRKVKKTIARLKTIVREREIEEEKAADNK